The following are from one region of the Oscarella lobularis chromosome 3, ooOscLobu1.1, whole genome shotgun sequence genome:
- the LOC136184724 gene encoding AP-5 complex subunit beta-1-like, whose protein sequence is MDLFQDNWVKEIAEFRRSPQTFFAAENTSAGDFVHYILLALTSENKKESTKVNVLGLFQEYPSILLTDTITVEHTFGSLKDIYDQLEKEKLFFFRSQILFTLTVLVVEFEFMENQLLLFKDVLAKTIATTNSPDRIVRAAACQCLLELEITYPGLLQNRLASLYAMAQDELTSVHQDYLLLFVTVLRHVLLNLTQDKEKHADNKLNDMLLMQTDLRTAISPTSPTYETETAISMKLTERKLPFAIDTRELRKAVSWVMDSASLMTPHCLTSVVYQLADCVKISGLSPTTFKQQILRHIASLSLPLFHLVFLLKIKFDRELFEKCDEDRLLKRLICNAQHPGLPLGHRLLCYNWLLQFPSQSRDGEPSIPHHLSRNQYRSFFPSIFDDLDIISRKLDILSLCYKPSSVSDSASFALMGSLTILDKAIQFGYVGGYAVTLFRSLYIFYKRHNQSALSKEIFKFILTSVLCRPKLAAHTVDFLRCVSRLTPQSPLVLDMLRSLCEQTVSAPLSSVLDNLTHNLLILQRSAREVQIRPTDTARFLYHLLASSELCVDGDWNIGNSVLLVCRGLLQTHHTTTICTELGDLLLLIAEKFSDIDIRDRARFYYTMLTSMSSEKLHRVLSLSPETGTEALSTLIQDDFSAPSYPPAPPLKSISTPLLQLERVTKPKIDFRNLRDWTVTKKDSSRIQGLLERYGSLLESPTFRPVVKISYVLHYSPSVSSTPDLPQEVFAVELHLSESPHYEPVSDALVPYLSHLSDTKASQSDVRLDFVPKQPLPTDFDVTATFTDVAGHTFSCRLAPLYLAFENLFLPLSLPDDFMTHEAKACALKQIFEELWTQIHSSKNGGGVESVQSLRGKKEEIEESLYRCLGEFIIDVQGGLFSIAIFLPPKYHLLMKVQLENDLTRVALATDNWQVLAHVSEYLQSLGKGFA, encoded by the exons ATGGAC CTCTTCCAAGACAACTGGGTGAAGGAGATTGCAGAATTTCGTCGATCACCTCAGACGTTCTTCGCAGCCGAAAATACGTCCGCAGGCGACTTTGTCCACTATATCCTCCTA GCGCTGACGTCGGAaaacaagaaagaaagcacGAAAGTCAACGTTCTCGGTCTTTTTCAAGAATAC CCGTCGATTTTGCTCACCGATACAATAAC CGTTGAACATACGTTCGGATCGCTAAAGGACATTTATGATCagttagaaaaagaaaagcttttcttttttcgaagCCAG ATTCTTTTCACTTTGACCGTTCTTGTAGTGGAATTTGAATTTATG GAAAATCAACTTTTACTTTTTAAAGACGTACTAGCAAAAACCATAGCA ACTACGAATTCTCCTGATCGAATTGTTCGCGCGGCGGCATGCCAATGCCTTTTAGAATTAGAAATCACTTATCCA GGTTTGCTTCAGAATCGTCTCGCTTCTCTTTATGCCATGGCTCAAGATGAACTCACAAGCGTTCATCAAGATTATTTG TTGCTTTTTGTTACTGTTCTGCGACACGTTCTACTCAATTTGACGCAGGATAAAGAAAA ACATGCGGACAACAAATTGAATGACATGCTTCTCATGCAGACAGACTTACGG actGCTATTTCTCCAACGTCTCCCACTTATGAAACCGAAACTGCAATCTCAATGAAACTG ACTGAACGTAAATTGCCTTTTGCTATCGACACCCGGGAACTTCGTAAGGCCGTTTCCTGGGTGATGGACAGCGCTTCGTTGATGACGCCTCACTGTCTCACTTCCGTCGTCTATCAA CTCGCTGATTGCGTCAAAATTTCCGGTTTGTCGCCGACGACTTTTAAGCAGCAGATTCTTCGGCATATAGCGTCATTAAGTCTTCCCTTATTCCATCTCGTTTTTCTACTAAAG ATAAAATTTGATAGGGaattatttgaaaaatgCGACGAAGATCGTTTGTTAAAAAG ATTAATTTGCAACGCTCAGCATCCGGGTCTACCTTTGGGTCACCGACTCTTGTGCTACAATTGGCTGCTTCAATTTCCGTCTCAG TCGCGAGACGGTGAACCGTCGATTCCTCATCATTTGTCGCGAAATCAATATCGATCTTTCTTTCCGTCTATATTCGACGATTTAG ATATTATATCTCGAAAGTTAGACATATTGAGTTTATGCTACAAACCCAGCTCCGTTTCCG ATTCGGCTTCTTTTGCGCTGATGGGCAGCCTCACAATCCTCGACAAAGCCATACAATTTGGCTACGTTGGCGGCTACGCAGTCACTCTATTCCGAAGTCTCTACATCTTCTACAAACGACACAACCAATCAGCTCTAAGCAAGGAAATATTCAA ATTCATTTTGACGTCCGTTTTGTGTCGACCAAAATTGGCCGCTCACAcggtcgattttcttcgttgcgTCAGTCGACTCACACCACAGAG TCCCCTTGTGCTCGATATGCTGCGCTCGCTTTGCGAGCAAACCGTTTCGGCTCCTCTTTCGTCTGTACTCGACAATCTCACGCATAATCTTCTCATATTGCAACGATCGGCGCGCGAAGTGCAAATTAGACCGACC GATACGGCGCGCTTTTTGTATCATTTACTCGCTTCCTCTGAGTTGTGTGTCGATGGAGATTGGAACATAGGCAATAGCGTTTTGCTTGTGTGTCGCGGTCTCCTTCAGACTCATcatacgacgacgatatgCACGG AATTAGGCGATCTTTTGCTTCTCATTGCCGAGAAATTTTCTGATATTG ATATAAGGGATAGGGCTCGGTTTTATTATACGATGTTGACAAGCATGTCAAGTGaaaag CTCCATCGCGTTTTGTCTCTCTCCCCTGAAACGGGCACCGAAGCTTTGTCTACGTTGATccaag acgatttttcgGCTCCTTCTTATCCCCCAGCTCCTCCTCTCAAAAGCATCTCTACACCTTTGCTACAGCTTGAAAG AGTGACGAAGCCAAAGATTGATTTTCGCAATTTGAGAGATTGGACAGTGACGAAAAAAGACTCGTCTCGCATACAAG GTTTATTGGAGAGATACGGGTCTTTGCTCGAGTCGCCGACCTTTCGTCCTGTCGTCAAAATATCATACGTTCTGCATTAC AGTCCTTCAGTTTCGTCTACACCGGATCTTCCTCAAGAAGTATTCGCAGTTGAACTGCACTTGAGCGAGAGCCCGCATTACGAGCCAGTTTCCG ATGCACTAGTTCCTTACCTAAGTCATCTTTCCGACACTAAAGCATCTCAATCTGATGTACGACTCGATTTCGTCCCCAAACAACCTCTCCCAaccgattttgacgtcac TGCGACTTTTACTGACGTCGCTGGACACACGTTCTCTTGTCGCCTTGCGCCTCTCTATCTCGCCTTCgaaaatctttttcttccgctttcgcttcCGGACGACTTTATGACgcacgaagcgaaagcgtgcGCGTTGAAGCAAATATTCGAAGAGCTTTGGACGCAGATACACTCGTcgaaaaacggcggcggcgtagaATCGGTGCAATCGTTACGCggtaagaaagaagaaattgaggAGAGTCTTTATCGATGTCTCGGggaatttattattgatgtACAAG GAGGTCTCTTTTCGATTGCGATCTTCTTGCCGCCCAAGTATCATCTTCTCATGAAAGTTCAATTGGAAAACGATTTGACTCGCGTCGCTTTGGCGACGGATAATTGGCAGGTATTGGCGCACGTGAGCGAATACTTGCAAAGCCTCGGAAAAGGATTCGCGTAA
- the LOC136184725 gene encoding uncharacterized protein, with amino-acid sequence MSPKRARQPTPFLPDPNTVFLMDMYTQIDDPTPGGFIQDLSGKGNDAQVHGSPKFLRHDTGEMNALQFAPEDKLTVRHSASLDMTKQITIETWAQTTYPKAGYILLKKEAYGFPKFVDDDGKNSVFSYLRLRGQGGNPNFVVAQPEATDGKWHYFALTYDGKVIRYYLDGELSHEMKVIDAISSANTDIVIGHSDGWNNHDGPVNFYGKISTIRISNRARSPDEIQHAATVGKKLLRERDD; translated from the exons ATGTCGCCAAAGAGAGCTCGTCAGC CTACTCCTTTCTTGCCCGATCCGAACACGGTATTTCTAATGGACATGTACACGCAGATAGACGATCCGACGCCGGGCGGCTTCATACAAGATTTGAgcggaaaaggaaacgacgctCAAGTGCACGGCTCTCCGAAGTTCCTTCGTCACGACACGGGCGAAATGAATGCGCTTCAATTTGCTCCAGAAGATAAACTCACCGTTCGTCATTCAGCATCGCTTGACATGACAAAACAGATCACAATCGAAACGTGGGCTCAGACGACGTATCCCAAAGCCGGTTACATCCTGCTCAAAAAGGAAGCGTACGGTTTTCCCAAATTTGTAGACGACGATGGCAAGAATAGCGTTTTCTCGTATTTGCGTTTGCGAGGACAGGGTGGCAACCCCAACTTTGTCGTTGCCCAGCCCGAAGCAACGGACGGCAAATGGCACTATTTCGCCCTCACCTACGACGGAAAAGTCATTCGATATTACCTCGACGGAGAACTTTCACACGAGATGAAAGTGATTGACGCCATTTCTTCTGCAAATACGGATATCGTCATTGGACACTCGGATGGATGGAACAATCACGACGGTCCAGTAAATTTTTATGGAAAAATCTCCACGATTCGCATTTCGAATCGCGCTCGCAGTCCCGACGAAATTCAACATGCAGCCACCGtcggaaaaaaattgcttcgGGAACGCGACGACTAA
- the LOC136185465 gene encoding uncharacterized protein: MDMYTQIDDPTSGSFVNDLSGKENHAQVHGSPIFHRCKSVTAGCMNALEFAAEDRLTVSHSASLNIAKQITMEAWAQTTVSRAGYIMFKSGAYGFPKFVSNNNVFSYLHMRGLGGLGYPMFVVNQPEATDGNWHYFALTYDGKVIRYYLDGELSHKMKLVDTIRSSDRDIVIGHSQGANTYPDGPVHFAGKISALRISNRARSPDEIRHSARVGNYLLLKK; encoded by the coding sequence ATGGACATGTACACGCAAATAGACGATCCGACGTCGGGCAGCTTCGTGAATGATTTgagcggaaaagaaaatcatgCTCAAGTGCACGGTTCCCCGATTTTTCATCGTTGCAAAAGTGTGACGGCTGGATGCATGAATGCACTTGAATTCGCCGCAGAAGATCGACTCACCGTCAGTCATTCGGCATCGCTTAACATCGCAAAACAGATCACGATGGAAGCGTGGGCTCAGACGACGGTCAGCAGAGCCGGTTACATTATGTTCAAATCGGGAGCCTACGGTTTTCCCAAATTTGTATCCAACAATAACGTTTTCTCGTATTTGCACATGCGAGGACTGGGTGGCTTAGGCTACCCGATGTTTGTGGTCAACCAGCCCGAAGCAACGGACGGCAATTGGCACTATTTCGCCCTTACCTACGACGGAAAAGTCATTCGATATTACCTCGATGGAGAACTTTCACACAAGATGAAACTGGTTGACACCATTCGTTCTTCAGACAGAGATATCGTCATTGGACATTCGCAAGGAGCCAATACGTATCCTGACGGTCCCGTACATTTCGCTGGAAAAATCTCCGCTCTTCGAATTTCAAATCGCGCACGCAGTCCCGACGAAATTCGACATTCAGCTCGCGTCGGAAACTATTTGCTACTGAAAAAGTAG
- the LOC136185456 gene encoding 26S proteasome non-ATPase regulatory subunit 4-like isoform X1: MVLESTIICVDNSEYMRNGDFIPTRLQAEQDAVNLICHAKHKSNAENNFGLLTLSEHKVLVTLTNEVGKILTAMHGVQPKGKLNFLTGIRVAQLALKHRQTKNHKQRLVLFVGSPVENSEKELSTVAKRLKKENVSVDVISFGEEVANTDKLTLFVNAVNGKGGSHSHLVTVSTGPYLSEPLVSSPILSSDDGSGPVAMGASGGGFDGFQFGVDPNEDPELALALRVSLEEQRQRSEKESKEEGEAKPMEQEPPVEIKEAVAMDDEEESLQRALALSMETGGGGVGEPEPAVVTGDMRTLVTVETDGMEEEDEEEEEEEEEEEEEEMVMDEEAQLALAVQMSMAQDVTKDTKQEDEEEEEEDLGDIIDDPEFLQSVLRDLPGVDPNSEAIQQVIESTKQRKEEKDKEKK, from the exons ATGGTTCTCGAATCGACCATTATATG CGTGGACAATAGCGAATACATGCGAAACGGCGACTTCATTCCGACGCGTCTTCAAGCCGAACAGGACGCAGTGAACCTGATCTGTCATGCGAAGCACAAATCGAACGCCGAAAACAATTTCGGCCTCCTAACCTTATccga ACACAAGGTCTTGGTGACTTTGACTAATGAAGTAGGGAAGATTCTGACTGCCATGCATGGTGTCCAACCCAAGGGAAAActcaattttttgactgGAATTCGGGTTGCtcag ttgGCTCTCAAACATCGACAGACAAAAAATCACAAACAAcgtctcgttctctttgtGGGAAGTCCCGTTGAAAATTCCgaaaaagaa TTGTCGACTGTGGCAAAGAgattgaaaaaggagaatgTGTCCGTCGATGTGATTAGCTTTGGAGAAGAAGTTGCCAATACAGATAAATTAACGTTATTTGTAAATGCTGTGAATGGAAAAGGCGGATCACA taGCCATTTGGTGACTGTTTCAACTGGGCCCTATCTGAGCGAACCCCTCGTTTCGTCTCCCATACTTTCAAGTGATGACGGAAGTGGGCCTGTTGCCATGGGAGCGAGTGGGGGCGGATTCGACGGCTTTCAATTTGGCGTGGATCCAAACGAAGATCCGGAACTTGCACTG GCTTTGAGGGTTTCTTTGGAAGAACAGCGCCAGCGTTCGGAGAAAGAGTCAAAGGAAGAGGGGGAAGCAAAGCCCATGGAACAAGAGCCACCAGTTGAAATCAAAGAGGCCGTTGCtatggacgacgaagaggagagtTTGCAAAGAGCTTTGGCGTTGTCCATGGAAacgggaggaggaggagtggGAGAACCGGAACCGGCAGTTGTGACTGGGGACATGAGAACATTGGTTACCGTGGAAACGGATGGAatggaggaggaagacgaggaagaagaagaggaggaagaagaggaggaggaagag gAAATGGTTATGGATGAGGAAGCGCAATTGGCTCTCGCTGTGCAAATGTCTATGGCTCAAGACGTCACCAAGGATACCAAACaag aagacgaagaggaggaagaagaggactTGGGTGATATTATTGATGATCCCGAGTTCTTACAGTCAGTTCTCCGAGATTTACCGGGCGTCGATCCAAACAGCGAGGCAATTCAGCAGGTGATCGAAAGCACGaagcagagaaaagaagaaaaagacaaagaaaagaagtaA
- the LOC136185456 gene encoding 26S proteasome non-ATPase regulatory subunit 4-like isoform X2, whose amino-acid sequence MVLESTIICVDNSEYMRNGDFIPTRLQAEQDAVNLICHAKHKSNAENNFGLLTLSEHKVLVTLTNEVGKILTAMHGVQPKGKLNFLTGIRVAQLALKHRQTKNHKQRLVLFVGSPVENSEKELSTVAKRLKKENVSVDVISFGEEVANTDKLTLFVNAVNGKGGSHHLVTVSTGPYLSEPLVSSPILSSDDGSGPVAMGASGGGFDGFQFGVDPNEDPELALALRVSLEEQRQRSEKESKEEGEAKPMEQEPPVEIKEAVAMDDEEESLQRALALSMETGGGGVGEPEPAVVTGDMRTLVTVETDGMEEEDEEEEEEEEEEEEEEMVMDEEAQLALAVQMSMAQDVTKDTKQEDEEEEEEDLGDIIDDPEFLQSVLRDLPGVDPNSEAIQQVIESTKQRKEEKDKEKK is encoded by the exons ATGGTTCTCGAATCGACCATTATATG CGTGGACAATAGCGAATACATGCGAAACGGCGACTTCATTCCGACGCGTCTTCAAGCCGAACAGGACGCAGTGAACCTGATCTGTCATGCGAAGCACAAATCGAACGCCGAAAACAATTTCGGCCTCCTAACCTTATccga ACACAAGGTCTTGGTGACTTTGACTAATGAAGTAGGGAAGATTCTGACTGCCATGCATGGTGTCCAACCCAAGGGAAAActcaattttttgactgGAATTCGGGTTGCtcag ttgGCTCTCAAACATCGACAGACAAAAAATCACAAACAAcgtctcgttctctttgtGGGAAGTCCCGTTGAAAATTCCgaaaaagaa TTGTCGACTGTGGCAAAGAgattgaaaaaggagaatgTGTCCGTCGATGTGATTAGCTTTGGAGAAGAAGTTGCCAATACAGATAAATTAACGTTATTTGTAAATGCTGTGAATGGAAAAGGCGGATCACA CCATTTGGTGACTGTTTCAACTGGGCCCTATCTGAGCGAACCCCTCGTTTCGTCTCCCATACTTTCAAGTGATGACGGAAGTGGGCCTGTTGCCATGGGAGCGAGTGGGGGCGGATTCGACGGCTTTCAATTTGGCGTGGATCCAAACGAAGATCCGGAACTTGCACTG GCTTTGAGGGTTTCTTTGGAAGAACAGCGCCAGCGTTCGGAGAAAGAGTCAAAGGAAGAGGGGGAAGCAAAGCCCATGGAACAAGAGCCACCAGTTGAAATCAAAGAGGCCGTTGCtatggacgacgaagaggagagtTTGCAAAGAGCTTTGGCGTTGTCCATGGAAacgggaggaggaggagtggGAGAACCGGAACCGGCAGTTGTGACTGGGGACATGAGAACATTGGTTACCGTGGAAACGGATGGAatggaggaggaagacgaggaagaagaagaggaggaagaagaggaggaggaagag gAAATGGTTATGGATGAGGAAGCGCAATTGGCTCTCGCTGTGCAAATGTCTATGGCTCAAGACGTCACCAAGGATACCAAACaag aagacgaagaggaggaagaagaggactTGGGTGATATTATTGATGATCCCGAGTTCTTACAGTCAGTTCTCCGAGATTTACCGGGCGTCGATCCAAACAGCGAGGCAATTCAGCAGGTGATCGAAAGCACGaagcagagaaaagaagaaaaagacaaagaaaagaagtaA
- the LOC136185441 gene encoding structural maintenance of chromosomes protein 4-like, translating to MAETEVSSDSSRLIITKIVNEDFKSYAGVRTLGPFHKNFTAIVGPNGSGKSNVIDAMLFVFGYRASKIRSKKVSVLIHNSDRRKNVEKCTVTVHFAKIRDLPGNDDFETISGESSFFVSRTAFRDNSSFYAIDGKRVQFREVAALLRREGIDLDHNRFLILQGEVELISQMKPKAPTEHEDGMLEYLEDIIGSSSFKSSIEEAALELEKLAEQRGEKLNRVKAMEKEISQLEEAKDEAVEFIKLENELTKKRHLLHQHFIYKCGKEEEQGIETKEKILKQRAELEEKLKSSDEKKVEIAKKNENDVKAYEELSDSVEKAKAAFAQCERRDVKLREDLKHSKEKEKKLKKALEKETAKVEELKLVPEQCQREIKELEETLPSLEERKAREDLKLKEILASLKDATLELQSEKDAKEQILLQKEEAVNKVRAKHTVAKAELDLLTGEHRRQEEALQKAKDDLEQAEKTATEKSKDLKRFENEFPVCKRQLEETERELAGVVQREKQLSAKVKTNRIRVQEEKSSMQASQSQNKVLKSLLEQKRLGNIAGIHGRLGDLGAIDDDYDVAVSTACGPLDFIVVDTMDVAVKCVDFLKKHELGIATFIGLDKMGKWAGKASQKINTPENVPRLFDLIRFKDRQFAPAFYYGLRDTLVAKDLEQATRIAYKGNQRYRVVTLKGELIDISGTMSGGGKKVSKGRMSSKVQSEFSAADVRKMETQLETDAKELEGLHERKEELERRFVELKNRVQGIEHEMKKCAIDINGSKLQVKELKKRVPEMEAELKQLVPDPKKVKTLQKNVEKLKQELDVVEEDAGVVKAEVRRIHDQIMEITHTQVKSQQDKVDHVSGEIDEANSKITKARVAIKTAERNLIKTEKKVESLGDDVKQTTEKIRQLQTEIKALDGEATTLLNQAETAQKELGVYAERVKRMQKELSAVEEAESQISKQLVDIKHHLQRAEARVSESQKKIKMWKKEIDKMTLQSLTLEGEQVEEFHWLPEDELAQIDEDSLKYQVSVFRSKQKDMNPNMAAIEEYRRKEQVYMSRVQELEGVTKERDLARQKHDELRKKRLDSFMAGFTFITAKLKEMYQMITLGGDAELELVDSLDPFSEGIVFSVRPPKKSWKSICNLSGGEKTLSSLALVFALHQYKPSPLYVMDEIDAALDVKNVSIVGHYIKERTKNAQFVIISLRPNMFELSNRMIGIFKVNDCTGSVSIDTPITQQA from the exons ATGGCGGAAACCGAAGTTTCGAGCGACTCGTCGCGACTTATCATCACCAAAATCGTCAACGAAGACTTCAAATCGTACGCGGGCGTGCGCACATTGGGACCGTTTCACAAG AACTTCACGGCAATCGTCGGACCGAACGGCAGCGGCAAATCGAACGTTATCGATGCAATGCTATTCGTTTTCGGCTATCGGGCGTCGAAAATTCGCTCGAAAAAGGTCTCAGTTCTCATTCACAACTCAGATCGACgtaaaaacgtcgaaaaatgcACGGTAACGGTTCATTTCGCAAAGATTCGTGACCTG CCgggaaacgacgatttcgaaacgatttcgggggaaagttcgtttttcgtttctcgaaCGGCATTTCGCGATAATTCGTCGTTTTACGCGATCGACGGAAAACGCGTTCAATTTCGCGAAGTCGCCGCGCTCTTGCGACGCGAAGGAATCGATTTGGATCACAATCGATTTCTAATTCTTCAA GGTGAAGTTGAGTTGATATCGCAGATGAAGCCCAAAGCTCCGACTGAACACGAAGATGGAATGTTGGAATATTTGGAAGATATAATTGGATCGAGTTCGTTTAAATCGTCTATTGAGGAAGCGGCTTTGGAATTGGAAAAATTGGCTGAACAGAGAGGCGAAAAG tTGAATAGGGTTAAGGCGATGGAGAAGGAAATTTCTCAATtggaagaagcgaaagacgaagcCGTCGAATTTATAAAATTGGAGAATGAATTgacgaaaaaacgtcacCTGTTGCATCAACATTTCAT CTACAAGTGTGGCAAGGAGGAAGAACAAGGAATcgaaacaaaggaaaagatttTGAAACAAAGAGCggaattggaagaaaaattgaaaagttcagatgaaaagaaagtggaaattgcaaagaaaaatgaaaatgacgtcaa GGCTTATGAGGAATTGAGTGATAGCgtggagaaagcgaaagccgCGTTTGCGCAGTGCGAAAGAAGGGACGTGAAATTGAGAGAA gaCTTGAAGcatagcaaagaaaaagagaagaaattgaagaaggctcttgagaaagaaacggcTAAG gTGGAAGAATTGAAGTTAGTTCCTGAACAATGTCAACGGGAAATTAAAGAATTGGAAGAAACACTTCCATCTCTTGAA gagagaaaagcgcgggaagatttgaaattgaaggaaATTCTGGCCAGTCTAAAAGACGCTACACTGGAATtgcaaagcgaaaaagac GCTAAAGAACAGATTCTTCTCCAAAAGGAAGAAGCTGTAAACAAAGTCAGAGCCAAG CACACTGTTGCTAAGGCTGAACTTGATTTGCTGACGGGGGAACATCGACGTCAAGAGGAAGCCCTACAAAAGGCGAAAGACGATTTGGAACAGGCGGAAAAAACGGctacagaaaaatcaaa GGATTTGAAGCGTTTTGAAAACGAGTTTCCCGTATGTAAGAGACAGCTTGAAGAAACGGAAAGAGAATTGGCAGGTGTAgtccaaagagaaaaacaactTTCAGCCAAA GtgaaaacgaatcgaattcgagttcaagaagaaaaatcttcCATGCAAGCATCTCAAAGCCA aaacaaAGTCCTGAAATCTTTATTAGAACAAAAACGATTGGGAAACATCGCCGGAATTCACGGACGCTTG ggtGATCTTGGCGCAATTGATGATGATTATGACGTGGCTGTGAGCACAGCTTGTGGTCCTTTGGATTTTATTGTTGTGGATACAATGGATGTTGCAGTGAAATGTGTGGATTTCCTTAAGAAACATGAGCTTGGAATTGCTACGTTTATTGGCTTGGATAAAATGGGAAAATGGGCGGGAAAAGCTTCGCAGAAAATTAACAc acCGGAAAATGTTCCTCGtctttttgatttgattcGTTTCAAAGATCGCCAATTTGCGCCCGCTTTTTATTACGGATTGAGGGATACACTTGTGGCAAAGGATTTGGAACAAGCCACACGAATTGCATACAAA GGAAATCAGCGCTACAGAGTTGTTACATTGAAAGGAGAACTCATTGACATATCAG ggaCGATGTCTGGTGGCGGGAAAAAAGTTTCCAAGGGGAGAATGTCTTCGAAAGTTCAATCGGAATTTTCTGCagctgacgtcagaaaaatgGAAACTCAATTAGAAACGGACGCCAAAGAACTTGAA ggtTTGCATGAAAGGAAAGAGGAACTtgaacgtcgtttcgttgaatTGAAAAATCGAGTTCAAGGAATTGAGCATGAGATGAAGAAATGTGCTATTGACATCAAT GGTTCTAAACTTCAAGTGAAAGAATTGAAGAAACGCGTCCCGGAAATGGAAGCGGAATTGAAGCAACTCGTTCCGGATCCGAAAAAAGTTAAAACGTTGCAAAAGAATGTGGAGAAATTGAAACAAg AATTGGACGTGGTGGAAGAAGATGCGGGAGTCGTCAAAGCGGAAGTACGCAGGATTCACGATCAAATAATGGAAATCACACACACGCAAGTCAAATCTCAACAg gatAAAGTGGATCACGTGAGTGGAGAAATTGACGAGGCAAATAGCAAAATAACCAAAGCCAGAGTTGCCATTAAAACAGCCGAAAG AAATTTAATaaagacggaaaagaaaGTGGAATCGTTgggagatgacgtcaaacaaaCAACGGAAAAAATAAGACAACTTCAG ACTGAAATCAAAGCGTTGGATGGCGAAGCAACAACGCTTTTGAATCAAGCAGAAACAGCTCaa AAAGAGCTTGGTGTTTATGCAGAGCGTGTGAAAAGAATGCAAAAAGAGCTGAGCGCTGTGGAAGAAGCGGAGAGCCAGATCAGTAAGCAACTTGTTGATATTAAACATCACCTCCAAAGAGCCGAGGCTCGCGTATCGGAAAgtcagaagaaaatcaaaatgtGGAAGAAGGAG ATTGATAAAATGACGTTGCAATCTTTGACTTTGGAGGGAGAACAAGTGGAAGAATTTCATTGGTTGCCTGAAGACGAATTGGCTCAAATAGACGAAGATTCTCTGAag tatCAAGTGAGTGTGTTTCGATCCAAACAAAAGGACATGAACCCCAATATGGCGGCTATAGAAGAATACAGAAGAAAA gagCAAGTGTACATGTCACGTGTTCAAGAACTGGAGGGCGTGACGAAAGAACGCGATCTCGCGCGACAAAAACACGACgaattgagaaagaaacgactcgatTCCTTCATGGCAGGATTCACGTTTATTACAGCAAAACTCAAGGAAATGTATCAG atgATTACTTTGGGTGGAGACGCGGAACTGGAACTTGTCGATAGTTTGGATCCATTTTCAGAGGGAATTGTCTTCag TGTTCGTCCGCCCAAGAAGAGTTGGAAGAGCATTTGCAATTTATCTGGCGGAGAAAAGACGTTGAGTTCATTGGCTTTG GTTTTTGCTCTGCACCAATACAAACCAAGTCCTCTCTACGTCATGGACGAAATTGACGCAgctctcgacgtcaaaaacgtctCCATTGTGGGACACTACATCAAA GAAAGAACAAAGAACGCTCAATTCGTCATCATCAGTCTTCGACCAAACATGTTTGAATTGTCCAATCGAATGATCGGAATATTCAAGGTAAATGACTGTACGGGAAGCGTTTCAATCGATACACCAATCACACAACAAGCGTAg